In the genome of Candidatus Saccharimonadales bacterium, the window CGCAGAGCTTGAGGAACATAATAGCGCCCTGCCGACTAAACCAGTAGTGATACAAACGCTTTGGATGAAGCCTATAGATGAACCGCATAACGGGGTTCTTCGGTAGGCTTGCCAGATACTCTGCTTTGCGTCTCGAACGGACATCTCGGTTCGAGAGATTCGAATAGACCCGCACGCCGTTCGTCTTACGATTACGGGGTCTAAAGTACTGCCAATGACGTGACGCTTTTTGCAGAAAAGGCCAGTGTTTTGGTACCGGTTTCTTCATGCTGATCTATGCTTGCTCCAACATTGCTGGCAATGATTATGCTACACATTATAGCAACCGCTCATGCACGAAGCTATGGCAAATACTACGAAATGTGACTGGTATTTAGCTGATATGCTAGAGAGGTGAAGTTAGATGACCCCATAACTGTTCTTAAAGGTGTCGGCCCATCTCTCTCTCAAAAGTTAGCCATTCTTGGTATTGAGACGGTCGGCGATCTGATACGCCACTTCCCTCGTCGATATAATGACTTTTCGCACATTATAAAGATTAAGGACATTAAGCCTGGTCCGGTCACTATTTTGTGCAAAGTGGTCAAGATAACAGCCAGGTATGCCCGACGTGGTCTTCATATAACTGACGTGATCGTCGAAGACGGAACAGGCGAGCTAAGGGTTGTTTGGTTTAATCAGCCGTATCGCGAAGCGCATTTAAAAGCTGGTGGAAAGTTCTATATGTCCGGCACATTTGATCTCCAGCGTGACAGATATATTCTGCAAAACCCGGCCGTAGAACAGGTTAGTAACTTCTCCAAGAACACCGCTCGAATTGTGCCGATCTATCCTGAAACAAAAGGTCTCAAGTCCAACCAGATTCGGCAACTTATCTTTCTCCTGCTGCCGTATATAAAGGAGCTACCCGAAACTCTTCCTGCCTCAGTGGTAAAAAGTAACCAGCTGCTGAGCTACAGCGAGGCCATGACACAGATTCACTTTCCAGAGAGCGATACGCTGCTGGCCCGTGCTAAGGAGCGACTCGGATTTGAAGAACTCTTTGAGCTTCTGCTTGCCAGCCAACTTAATAAACAGGATCGTGCCTCTAACCCCAGTTGGGCGATCGAATATCGTCAGAATGCAGCCGATACGTTCATTAATCAGCTAAGCTTCACCCTGACTGACGCTCAAAGGCTTGCAGCCTGGGAGATCCTCCAAGATATCAGCAAGAATCAGCCGATGAACCGACTCTTACAGGGTGACGTTGGGGCCGGCAAGACAGTAGTGGCAGCGTTGGCGGCCTTTATGGCTCACAGCAACAACCTTCAGGCGGCCTTTATGGCCCCGACGGAAGTGTTGGCCGCCCAACATGCCGATACGTTGCAGAGACTCTTAAATGAGACTGGGGTTGAGGTCGGGTTGTTGGTCGGAAGCGTTAAGAAGAAGCCACGCGAAGAGTTACTTAAACGACTTAGATCAGGTGATATCGATATCGTCGTCGGAACTCACGCACTTATTCAGAATGGCGTTGACTTCGCCAAACTGGGTCTCATCGTTGTCGATGAGCAGCACCGTTTTGGTGTTGACCAGCGTAAGGTACTGCTGGCCAAAGGATCTAATATGCCACATATCTTATCAATGACCGCCACGCCGATTCCACGTAGTCTTATGCTGACTGTTTATGGGGAGCTTGATGTCTCTATCATAAAGACGCCTCCAGCAAACAGAAAGCCGGTCATTACTAAGATCATCCAGCCCACAAACAGAGCGAAGGCTTATCAGATGATCGAGGACGAATTAGCTAAGGGCCACCAAGCCTATATTATCTGTCCACTCGTCAGTGAATCAGACGTGCTTGGTTTTACGAGTGTTGAGGAGGAGTATGCAAAGCTGACGAAGGAGAAGATCTTTAAAGATCGACAGATTGGCAAGCTCCACGGTAAGCTCTCCTCGCAAGAGAAAGACGATGTCATGTCCCAATTTAAAGTCGCTAGATTCGATATTCTTGTCGCGACGACCGTCGTTGAGGTGGGCGTCGACGTGCCAAACGCAACCATTATGCTCATTGAGGGCGCCGATCGCTTTGGACTTGCCCAACTACACCAACTCCGAGGTCGCGTTGGTCGAAGTGACGCGCAGTCATACTGCGTACTGATCCCTTCATCAGTTAAGGCCTCTTCAAAACGTCTCCAAGAGCTAGCCAACTCCAATGACGGTTTCTATCTGGCCGAGCGGGACCTCGAACTTCGCGGCCCCGGTGAGCTATACGGCTACAGGCAACACGGAACCATCGATCTCAGGATCGCCCGCATGACCGATACTCGCTTCCTGTACCTTGTCCAGCAAGCAGTCGAGAAGTTTTTGGCGACCAAACCTGATCTGTTACAATATCCTCAGTTGAGGCAGCGCGTGGAGTATCTTCGCCGCCTTACAGTGCTTAATTAGACACAGATGTACTCTGGAACAACACTACGAAACGCTTCTGGCAACATCGCCGGGACACATCAGAAGATTGACCGCAGCGCTCGGCAGATTCTTAGTACACTGTTACCAGGCGAGGTCTTTCCATCGATCCAACTTATCATTCACTTTGAAGGCAACAATGGGCCAGATGGCGTCAAACTTAAATCTCCAGCCCAAGATGAGCCCTGGCACTACTATGAGCCAAGCGGCAAGAACAATAAGCCATTCCTTGATCTGGTCAGACACCACTACAAAAGTCTAGTTGAGCAGCTCCACGACAACGACATGGAGAGTGCCGCCTTTCAAGCCTCTTGGTTGGCTCATGCGCTTGTTGACGGCCTGACCCCGGCTCACCACTACCCGTACGAACAAGAGTTAATCAAGCTCCGCGGTGAAGGTATTGAGACGCGTACCAGCGTTAAGGACAAGCTATTTATAGGTGGTGAGTCGACTTTCGATACGCTAGCTCGAAACTGGAAGATGTGGGGTGCAAAAGGTTTAATGACGACTCATGGCTCGTTTGAGATCGGGGTAGCAATGATTATCGCCGGCAGACGGTTTAAGCTGTTAGCAACCCCGACTGAAGAAGAGTTAAAGATTGCTAAGAAAAGAGGTATCGTTCCACTCTTTATTGACGCGGCCAATGAGATTGACAGTCTCCAGATGTACCAGAACCACTACAGATTTGGCTGGAATGCAAAGCTGATTAAACAAGTGCGTCGGGATCTTATCCCTGTAATCGTCAAAATCGTTGTCATCGCCTGGTATCTTGCCATCTTGGAGAGCAAGCGTGCGACTTAAGATCATCAGTGGCACACTCGGCGGACGATTCATCCAAGCTCCTTCTGGTCACGTTACTCACCCGATGAGTGAGCGGGCTAGAGGAGGCATGTTCAACTCACTCGGCAATCTTACCGGGAAGACATTACTTGATCCGTATGCCGGGAGTGGTGCGGTCAGCTTTGAGGCTATCAGCCGCGGAGCCGAATTTGCCATCATGATAGAACGTGATCGAAGAGCTCAAGAGACAATTCTTCGCAATATCGAGTCATTGGATGTTGCTGATAAGGTCAAACTCATTAAGGCCGATTGTCGAGCATGGAGCAGACGAAACGAGGATCAAACCTTCGATATTATCGTTCTTGAACAACCATACGGGGCGATTGACTTATCCACAGCTGGACTGCTCGTCAAACATTTAAAAAGCACAGGCATTATGATATTATCGCACCCAGGTAGGGAGTCATCGTTGACCGTTAATGGAGTTGTTGTGGTGGACAAGATGCGTTACGGAGATGCGGCGTTGGCTTTCTACCGCAAAGAGCCCTCCAAAATCTGAGGTGCTCTTTTTTCTGTTGTAATTTCAGCATTTTTGCTAACTGAGTATCGAAGTATAATGTGGCGCAGACCATCTTCGCGCGGGTGGTGGAATTGGTATACACGCGACACTTAAAATGTCGTGCCCAAAAGGCTTGTGGGTTCGAGTCCCACCCCGCGCACCATATTTCATCAGTGAGTTCAGATTATGCTAGGTATTACAATTGAACGACGCAAAGATATCGGCGAGCAATGGCAGCCAACGCGCTTTCGCAGACACGAGGTACGTCACCCAGTTGGCTACGGGGTAACGATGGCATTGATTTTTGCCGGTGCACTCACCGGTGCTTTCTTGAGTGGGGGGCCGAGCAGTCGCCCCTCACTCGAAACAGTCGTTGAATCGGGCACAGTAAGTTGCGGTGCTCAGCAGCTTGCTGGTATATACGCAGTGGGCAAGTTCGTCCACCTAGACGAGAGAGACGGTGGTAGAATAGGACTCTTCCAGTTCCCCGTGACCACTCCGACAAGCGTACACCAGCGCAACGTCATAGCGCGAATAGGCTGTTTCAGAGCAGGTGGAGGTCGCTGGGGTATAACCGATCAGATCAGTCTGCCGTTGACAACCCAAAGCTTAAGCCTTGTCTGTGATGAAGATAGGTCAGCCCCGCGGATCGCCCAGAGACCTGGCAGTTGCCAGGAGAGTCTGGCCGCCTGATCACCGCAGACAAATCTCAAGACTATAGTATAATGTTCAACAGATTGAAGAACGTATTTATGATGCCTGCCGCAACCACCATTTACAGACGTCGCAACCCTTACATGAGAAGGCTCAAAGCCATGTGGGTCGTTAGTGTATGGTGCCATACCGAGTTATAGAATCAAACCTTCATATCATCTATTAAGTGAGCATTAACAACTATGGCAGCACTATCTACACAACCATACAAAGGCACTCGGGACTTCTACCCCGAGGACATGCGCATTCAAAACTACGTATACGACACTTGGCGCAAAGTCTCTGAAAGCTTCGGCTATGAAGAGTATGATGCGCCACTCATAGAACCGATCGAGCTCTATACCGCTAAGTCGGGACAGGAGATCGTCAACGAACAGACCTATACTTTTACGGACCGCGGCGGACGGCAGGTCTGCATCAGGCCTGAGATGACCCCGACAGTCAGCCGTATGGTGGCCGGTCGGCGCCAAGACTTAGCTTTCCCAATCCGTTGGTACTCGATTCCCAACCTCTGGCGCTACGAACGACCCCAGAAAGGGCGGCTGCGTGAGCACTGGCAACTTAATGTTGACTTGTTCGGCGTTGATACGGTTGATGCCGAGTTAGAGATCATCTCGGTAGCCGATCGCTTGATGCAGGCATTTGGCGCGACACGTAAGATGTACACCATCAAGATTAATAGTCGCCTGCTTGTAAACACAATGATGGGGAGCTATCTTGGGCTCGATGTCATTCAATCACAGCTGATGATCAAGCTGTTCGACCGCAAGGATAAGATTGATATCAACGAGTTCAGCCGCCAGGCAGCTGAGATCTTTGACGACCAGCAGCGGAGTGAGGGACTACGCAAAATAGCTGCACTCCTGAGTGCTACAACCATGGCGGAACTACCGAAGGAGCTCCAAGAGACAACGGCTATGCAGGAGGTCCAGACGCTCTTCAGCCTACTTCGTGAACATGGGATCACGAATGCCACATTCGATATCACTCTCATGCGCGGCTTTGACTACTATACTGATATTGTCTTTGAGGTCTACGATATTGACCCAGAAAACAGCCGGTCCCTGTTCGGTGGTGGTCGCTACGACGGCCTTGTCGGTCTGTTCGGTGTTGAACCAGTTCCGGTGGTTGGTTTTGGTAAAGGGGACGTCACGATTCTCGACTTCCTCAAAACCCACAAACTACTCCCTAAGCTCCCATCATCCACTGAAATCTACATGATCGTTCTTGGAGATGTCATGAAAGAAGCTCAGGCAGTCGCCAAGCAGCTTCGTGAAGAGGACGTCAATGTAGCCGTCGATATAACCAGACGCAAACTCGATAAACAGATAAAGACAGCCGTTAAGCAACAGATCCCATACATTCTCTTTATCGGTAAACAGGAGCTTGAGGATGAGCTCTTTACTCTTAAGCACGTTGCTACGGGCGAAGAAGAGAAAGTGGCGCTTGAGCGAGTAGTCAGCAGCGTTAAGGACTACCGGACTGACGAATAGTTAGTTTTGGAAAAGGGCAAGGTGAAGCTATACTAGGCAAGATATGAAATACACGGTTACAAAACTCTCCCCAACTATGATCAAAGTGGCAGTCGAGCTCGACGCCAAAGAGATCAGCCCAGTCAAAGATGCCACCCTTAAGTCCGCCACTTCTACAATGAAGATACCCGGCTTCAGACCCGGCAAGATCCCAGCGAAAGTGGCCGAACAGCATATTAATAGAGCCACCTTTGATGCGCAAGTTGCTGAAGCCGCAGTCCAAAAATACTACACACCGGCTATGGTGGAGTCGAAAGCTCGCCCACTAGCACAACCGAAGGTAGAAGTGACAAAGTTCGAGCCATACAAGCTCTTAAACTTCACCATAGAAGTTGAAGTTGTCCCTGACATCACACTTCCCGACTACCGAAAGATAAGAAAAGAAGTACCGAAAGTAACCGTCAAACAGGCTGACGTCGATGAAGTTATCGAGCGTCTACGTACTCAGCTCGCGGAAAAAGAAGAGGTCAAACGAGCGGCTAAAGACGGGGATGAGGTGACCATCGATTTCAGCGGCACGGACATCGCCGGTGCCCCTGTCAGTGGAGCGAGCGGAACAGACTATCCGCTGAAGCTGGGCTCGCATACGTTTATCCCAGGTTTTGAAGAAGCGCTAGTCGGTCTTAAAGTTGGCGACCAGAAAGAGTTCACTCTCACGTTTCCTAAAGATTATGGTGTAGCCGCTTTGGCTGGTCAGAACGTCACATTTTCTGTGACTGTCAAAAAAGTAACAGCCATGAAACTGGCCGATGCCAACGATGAATTTGCTAAGAAAGTTGGCCAGTTCAAGACCATCAAAGAACTCAAAGATGACATCAAGAAAGAGTTGCATGACCAGCGCGAGGAGGAGGCTCGCAACAAGCTCAAGAGCGATCTGATCGAAGAGATTGTCTCCAAGAGCAAGGTGCCGCTTCCAGCAACACTCATCTCTGAACAGGAGGCAACCGTTCGTCATGACGTATTACAGAACCTGACATACCGCGGACAGACCCTGAATGATTACCTGGCCCAAACAAAACAGACCGAAGACCAATGGATGCAGAGCGAGATCCATGGTCAAGCAGAAAAACGGGTCGTCACCGGGCTGGTCCTGGCCAAGCTTGCCAAGGATGAGGAAATCGATGTCTCCCAGGAAGAGCTTGCAGCCGAGATTGAAACAATTAAACAGAGATATACAGATCCCCAAATGCGCGCCCAATTAGATACTGAGGATGCCAAGCGCCAGGTTCTCAATCAGATCGTTACCACCAAGACGCTTAACAAGCTCTACGATCTGGCCACAGGTGCTGCGCAAACCAAGAAGCCTACAACTAAGACAGCGAAGAAAAAGAGTCCAGCCAAGAAATAGCCGTTCAGGCTTGCTAGCCGTGCGACGGAGGACGAGGTGTGCCTCTATCGTGCTTGCGATCCGGTGGTGCTTCGAGGGAACGAACGATATGTCTATCTGGATGATCTGCGAACCTGTCGAGCAGGAACCTCCGAGCCCCTCGTCTTCTAGCATCTCGTATCGACCAGATACCACCAAACTCAAGTACCGCAAAGACACCAAGCTCGATGACACCCGTGTCGGTTTGGTGATTAGAACGACCGTAAAGTTCGCTCGATAGGCGTGCTTGTTGTCGAGTCGAAAACGGAGCACGATAGGTGTGGCCGCCAACTGTTACGGGCGGGCTGTCACTACTCATATTCGATGCAGCTTCGTATGAAGTCTGTTGGGCAATAAAACTGGTACCCGCTTCAAACGCCGAGGTAAAGCCGGCGATAATGGCAATACCTGCTAGGGCAGTTCTGACTGGCGCACGTGAGACGTACTCAAACGGGAATGCGCTCTCCATGAAAGAGGCAACTCGTCTGAGGCCGGTCTTTCTGGCTCTATACATAAAATTATTTTATAATATGATATAACCTCTGTCAACGCAGGCAGGATCATCACGATTTAGCACTCTTGACTGACGAGTGCTAAAGCCTTACTATAGTTGTATATGACAGACGTATCAAACAGCATTCTCGTACCTACGGTTATCGAAAAGACCCATATGGGGGAACGTGCCTACGACATATATTCACGGCTTCTTAAGGACCGAATCATCTTCTTGGGAACAGAGGTTAACTCAACAACCGCCAACCTTATAATCGCTCAGTTACTCTTCCTCCAAGCAGAGGATGCAAAGAAGGACATCTTCTTCTATATCAACAGCCCCGGTGGTGTTGTCTACGACTGTCTTGCTATCTACGACACCATGAACTACATCAAGCCTGACGTACAGACAATCTGCACCGGCATGGCAGCCAGCGCCGCAGCCATCCTGCTTGCCTCAGGTAAGAAAGGTAAGCGTTTCGCTCTGCCGCACAGCAAAATCATGATTCACCAGCCACATGGCGGCACTCAAGGTAAGATCACCGATCAGGAGATCGATCTCAGAGAAGCTCTAAACCTGAAAGCTCTCATTGAAGGGATCATGGTCAAAAATACCGGCCAGAAACAGTCGAGGCTTCATGAAGATATGGAACGAGACTTCTACATGACGGCTGATGAAGCCAAAAAGTATGGCATCGTTGACGATGTCATTGAGCACGCCTAAGAGAGGAGGAGTGCGACGGTAACAGTTTAAGCAGCTTGTACTGTTTCTGCAGGACGTAGATGCGCAATTGTCACTGTGATACCCTCGCCGCTCTCTGGATGTGCAGTGTCACGCTCGATTGACAGTTCGTCACGTCCATTGATGCGTCCATCGTAAACGAGTGCGTAGTGGTCGGAGTCAAAAGTAACCCGTGTTCTCTCTTCAGGCCTGCTACTTCCTTGCGCAAACGGGTCGACGTGCAATACGTCCCCATCAGAACCCACGACGACATACTGGCCATCAGGAGCGCGTGCAATGTAGCGTCTAGATTGCTCCGCATCCCCTTCCGATGGTCCAGTGAGGACTGCTAACACATCTGCTTCATAGCCTTCCTCGCCTTCTGGTATGAATAGATGTGTAATCGGAACACGCTCTGACATATTAGTATACGTACGAACGCCAAGCTCGGCTGTCACTGGCTCCGTGGCTACCTCATGTTGTCCGCCGATACGCACTGCCGAACCGCCCACATACGCCTGAAGCCCGGCTTGCGATGAGGATCTAGTATGTGGTTCCTCAACGCCATCTGTGGCTGCATTCTCTTGATCGTTTGACATATTTTTGTTTTCCACTTATTCATAATCAGTATGTCACACCGCCCCAGACTTAGTCTATATTGTTTTTAGTGTATAATTGACGTACTGTCAACCTAATGATTTGTGAGTAAGGCCATGAAGCTGCCTGAGTTTGACATCCCCCTAACCAATCCCCGAGTTAACTGGGCCGTTGCGACTATTACAGCCGGGATTATTGCGTTCGGGTTCTTTCACGCATCCTCCGAGCAAAATGCCCAAGCCCTTCGAGACACGGGATATGTTGCGATGGATACGGGTGGCGCACAGAGTGGCGATAGCCAGCTAGGTCAACTTCGCTCACGAGCCGAACATGCCGCTGAGTCGGGTGATTACCGTCGAGCCTATGACATCATGTCTCGAGCTACAGGGATCGCTATCTCCGCATTGGGCTCCGAATCGAACACTGCCGCAGATGCTTCGGCGGCCGTTAGTGCCGAAAACGCATCAAAAGAAGATACAGACGTCGTATGGATTGCGACTGCCAGTGGTCTGTTCTCGCTCGCCATGGAAGGTCTCGTCTGGACACCCGGCTACCGAGAAGCTGCTGAGCGCCGCAAAAGACGGCGCAGTCGTTAGCCGACTCGGCCCACAGGTGTCGTTCGGCGACTTGCAAGAGCGACTAACGCATCGTGGCCAATCTGAACAGTCGCGTTATCGATACTTGAGAGCATCACTCGTGCAGTTAATTCAGGATCGAGTGTAGGTAACCCAGCGAAGTCTACTTGATGTCCAGAAGCTCTCTCGAACTCAAGTGGGCGTCCGGCATTATCAAGCGTAGTGGTTATAAAGAGCCCATGTGCGCCCAACCTTCCCGTCGCCAGTCGGCGATGACTCCATTCATCGTGACCAAGCTCGAGTTCGTGACCCGATGGATAGATACCTGTAGGCGTCTTACCCAACTGTCCGACGAGTGCAAACATAGCATCATCAGTCACTAACAGATCAAGCGTCGGTGTTGTTCTTAAAAGACCCGCTGCCCACAGGCCAGCTTTTCCAACCAGGATAAACTCTCCACTGTGTGGCGGTCGGAGCAGACCAAGGTAATCAAGTTCTCGAGTAACCAGTTGGGCATGCTCTAGAGGAGACAATCTTTCTGGATCTACAATGACGTCTGCCATGAGATAACAATATATTAACTGTTCTTGTTAGCCGCCGTTGAAACATTGCCTATCACGAAGTGGACGATAATCTGAGCGAATAGGACGATGATCAGCCCAACGACCGCGTAGATTATGGTGTTCTTGGCGTTGCCTAGCTGTCCCGAATCGCCACCTGAGACGATGTAGCGAAACCCGCCGATTATGATCATGACGACTGAGACCGCGCCGATTAGGAAAGAGAGGATGGTCAGGGCGCTCTTTACGACAGAGTCGATCCCAGTGTTTGTGGTGTCTTGGCAGTCATTTGTACCTGAAGAGATGACTCCGTTACATACTCCATTCTGGACTGGATTTTTAGAGTTTTTCAGGTCAGCGGCGTGAGTAGTCAGCGCAGGCACTAGCGACACAGCGAAAAGAGACAAAAAGGTTACAGCTATTACAGCCAGGTGGGTATCGATAGTCTGTAGTATTTTCATGATTGGTTTTTATTTTTCACTCCTTATGCCTGGGATTATACAATGCTTTTGCTAATCAACCTATAACTAATTCCATATTTGATCTAAAACATCCTTGACACTTACCAACAGACCGTGAATAATAGAGTATTAAGAAGTAGTGTAAGCTGAGGCTAGGTGTATATCTTTGAATGTATATCCAATGGGGTAGCTTCGCTTGGAAGAACTTCGGCGCAGTTCTTTTTTGTGCGCGTTGTAACTCTGGGTCAGTGAGTTAACGCGCCGTTTTGGCCCCAACACATATTAATTTGCGGGAGGAGTCACTCTGCATGCCCACTAGTACGGCTTTAAAGCGCAAAACTTTTACAAAAATAGATGACGCGATTGCTTTGCCAAACTTGATCGCTCATCAGCTCAGCTCATTCCAATGGTTTGTAGAAGAAGGATTAGGCGAAATCTTTGCTGAGATCAACCCAATCGATGACTACACCGGGACCAAACTAGCCCTACGATTTAAAGAGTATCGTTTTGGCGAGCCAAAACTAAGCGAACGTGAAGCTCGCGAGAACAATACAAACTTTGAGGCACCCCTCAAAGCCATTCTCGAGCTAACCAACAAAGTCACCGGTGAGGTTAAAGAGCAAGAGATCTATCTTGGTGAATATCCATGGATGACAGAACGAGGAACGTTCGTTATCAACGGTGCTGAGCGCGTGGTCGTCAACCAGCTCATCCGCTCTTCGGGTGTTTTCTTTACGGCAGATACTATTGGAAACCGCTCTTTCTATGGCGCTAAGCTCATTCCTGGGCGAGGTGCCTGGCTCGAGTTTGAAACCTCAGCTAACGGAGCACTCTACGTAAAGATTGACCGTCGTCGTAAGATCCCCGTCACGACATTCTTGCGCGCCCTCGGCTACTCAACCAATGCCCAGATCAAAGATCTCTTCAAACACGTTGACACCGGCCCTTTGAACTACATCGACGCAACCCTTGAAAAGGATCCGACCCATGGTCAGAATGACTCCCTGATCGAGGTATATCGCCGTCTGCGGCCAGGCGATTTGGCTACCGTAGACAACGCTCGTGGGCTTCTGGAGAATATGTTCTTTACCTTTAAGCGTTATGACGTCAGCCGCGTCGGCCGCTACAAGATCAACCAGCGACTAGATATTAAAGTATCTAACACGGTCGAAAACCGCGTTCTCAGACTTGAAGATCTAACTGCCATTATCGCCGAACTGATCCGCCTGAATAACACCCAGGAAGCACCGGACGACATTGATGCCTTACACAACCGCCGCGTTAAGCAGGTCGGTGAACTTGTTCAGCGCCAATTCCGTATCGGTATGCTCAGAATGGAGCGAAACGCAAAAGATCGCATGTCGATGAGCGACATCGAAACTGTTACTCCAACCCAGCTAATCAATGCTCGCCCAATTGTCGCTGCTGTCCGCGAATTCTTCGCCAGCAGTCAGCTAAGTCAGTTTATGGATCAGACCAACCCGCTCTCCGAGCTTTCCCACAAGCGACGCCTCAGTTCAATGGGTCCCGGTGGTCTAAGCCGTGAGCGTGCAGGTTTCGACGTCCGCGATGCTCACGCTACTCACTATGGGCGTCTTTGTACTGTTGAGACACCAGAAGGCCCGAACATCGGCCTGGTACTCAACCTTGCAAGTTATGCCCGTATTAACGAGTACGGTTTCTTGGAGACTCCATATAGAAAGGTTATCAACGCAGTCACCGCCAAAGACGCTGAAGGACATGTACTTCGTCAAGGCGTTACCGATGACAAGGGCAAGGTCATCTTTAAGAAAGGTACCAAGATCACCAAGGAGATTGCCGCTAAGCTCGCCAAGCTTGACCGTGTCACTTTCCCAGTAAAGGCAGTGGTGTCTAACAAAGTAATCTACTTAGACGCTGCGACTGAATCACAGGAGATTATTGCCGAAGCTGGAAGCTCAGTCGATGAGAACGGTCACTTTACGAGTGACCGTATTAGTGCCCGAATCAACTCCATCCCAGGTGAGATCGATGCTGATGAGGTAACCTACCTCGATGCAGCTCGTAAACAGATTCTAGGAGCTACCGCTTCGTTGATTCCATTCATCGAGAAGAACCGTGTCGACCGCAGCCTGACAGGTGCAAACATGCAGAAGCAGGCTGTCCCGCTAATTCGAACGACGTCTGCGACCGTCGGCACCGGCATGGAAGCCGATATCGCTCAGAACA includes:
- the recG gene encoding ATP-dependent DNA helicase RecG; translation: MKLDDPITVLKGVGPSLSQKLAILGIETVGDLIRHFPRRYNDFSHIIKIKDIKPGPVTILCKVVKITARYARRGLHITDVIVEDGTGELRVVWFNQPYREAHLKAGGKFYMSGTFDLQRDRYILQNPAVEQVSNFSKNTARIVPIYPETKGLKSNQIRQLIFLLLPYIKELPETLPASVVKSNQLLSYSEAMTQIHFPESDTLLARAKERLGFEELFELLLASQLNKQDRASNPSWAIEYRQNAADTFINQLSFTLTDAQRLAAWEILQDISKNQPMNRLLQGDVGAGKTVVAALAAFMAHSNNLQAAFMAPTEVLAAQHADTLQRLLNETGVEVGLLVGSVKKKPREELLKRLRSGDIDIVVGTHALIQNGVDFAKLGLIVVDEQHRFGVDQRKVLLAKGSNMPHILSMTATPIPRSLMLTVYGELDVSIIKTPPANRKPVITKIIQPTNRAKAYQMIEDELAKGHQAYIICPLVSESDVLGFTSVEEEYAKLTKEKIFKDRQIGKLHGKLSSQEKDDVMSQFKVARFDILVATTVVEVGVDVPNATIMLIEGADRFGLAQLHQLRGRVGRSDAQSYCVLIPSSVKASSKRLQELANSNDGFYLAERDLELRGPGELYGYRQHGTIDLRIARMTDTRFLYLVQQAVEKFLATKPDLLQYPQLRQRVEYLRRLTVLN
- a CDS encoding RsmD family RNA methyltransferase — protein: MRLKIISGTLGGRFIQAPSGHVTHPMSERARGGMFNSLGNLTGKTLLDPYAGSGAVSFEAISRGAEFAIMIERDRRAQETILRNIESLDVADKVKLIKADCRAWSRRNEDQTFDIIVLEQPYGAIDLSTAGLLVKHLKSTGIMILSHPGRESSLTVNGVVVVDKMRYGDAALAFYRKEPSKI
- the hisS gene encoding histidine--tRNA ligase; this encodes MAALSTQPYKGTRDFYPEDMRIQNYVYDTWRKVSESFGYEEYDAPLIEPIELYTAKSGQEIVNEQTYTFTDRGGRQVCIRPEMTPTVSRMVAGRRQDLAFPIRWYSIPNLWRYERPQKGRLREHWQLNVDLFGVDTVDAELEIISVADRLMQAFGATRKMYTIKINSRLLVNTMMGSYLGLDVIQSQLMIKLFDRKDKIDINEFSRQAAEIFDDQQRSEGLRKIAALLSATTMAELPKELQETTAMQEVQTLFSLLREHGITNATFDITLMRGFDYYTDIVFEVYDIDPENSRSLFGGGRYDGLVGLFGVEPVPVVGFGKGDVTILDFLKTHKLLPKLPSSTEIYMIVLGDVMKEAQAVAKQLREEDVNVAVDITRRKLDKQIKTAVKQQIPYILFIGKQELEDELFTLKHVATGEEEKVALERVVSSVKDYRTDE
- the tig gene encoding trigger factor encodes the protein MKYTVTKLSPTMIKVAVELDAKEISPVKDATLKSATSTMKIPGFRPGKIPAKVAEQHINRATFDAQVAEAAVQKYYTPAMVESKARPLAQPKVEVTKFEPYKLLNFTIEVEVVPDITLPDYRKIRKEVPKVTVKQADVDEVIERLRTQLAEKEEVKRAAKDGDEVTIDFSGTDIAGAPVSGASGTDYPLKLGSHTFIPGFEEALVGLKVGDQKEFTLTFPKDYGVAALAGQNVTFSVTVKKVTAMKLADANDEFAKKVGQFKTIKELKDDIKKELHDQREEEARNKLKSDLIEEIVSKSKVPLPATLISEQEATVRHDVLQNLTYRGQTLNDYLAQTKQTEDQWMQSEIHGQAEKRVVTGLVLAKLAKDEEIDVSQEELAAEIETIKQRYTDPQMRAQLDTEDAKRQVLNQIVTTKTLNKLYDLATGAAQTKKPTTKTAKKKSPAKK
- a CDS encoding ATP-dependent Clp protease proteolytic subunit, whose product is MTDVSNSILVPTVIEKTHMGERAYDIYSRLLKDRIIFLGTEVNSTTANLIIAQLLFLQAEDAKKDIFFYINSPGGVVYDCLAIYDTMNYIKPDVQTICTGMAASAAAILLASGKKGKRFALPHSKIMIHQPHGGTQGKITDQEIDLREALNLKALIEGIMVKNTGQKQSRLHEDMERDFYMTADEAKKYGIVDDVIEHA
- a CDS encoding pilin, yielding MKILQTIDTHLAVIAVTFLSLFAVSLVPALTTHAADLKNSKNPVQNGVCNGVISSGTNDCQDTTNTGIDSVVKSALTILSFLIGAVSVVMIIIGGFRYIVSGGDSGQLGNAKNTIIYAVVGLIIVLFAQIIVHFVIGNVSTAANKNS